The following coding sequences lie in one Bacteroidetes bacterium SB0662_bin_6 genomic window:
- the bamA gene encoding outer membrane protein assembly factor BamA translates to MSARFSILLVCGALLAIPASSQGITGSFDTSGPYTSPPASYEILDITVEGSDSESARSIIAQASGLTAGEIITLPGDEAIADAVRSVYRLGLFSDVKIVEERRSGDGVYLSIEVQEEPRLAEYTFSGIKKGQQKDLREEAPLLTGSPVRPSDIERTDRQIKQYFREKGYLLAQVDVRREETDDGQVKIDFAIDRGKKVRVEEIRIAGNETVSDFRLKRKMKKTNEKKWWRFWSGAKFDRSEYENDLNNVVRHYNDNGYYDARILSDSVFVQEGEKPGMIVELTIEEGPQYFVRDIVWEGNTIYPDDFLGDALGITQGEAFDRSKLEQNLYQNKNSSDISSLYMNRGYMRFNVDPTIRVAEGDSLDIHFDIIEGEVYQFGDVGISGNTKTKEHVIRRELYTIPGQTFSRDAIQESIRRLSQLNYFTQESLGGGPGIDIDEANKTVDLTYSVVEQSSDQLELSGSWGSFGPILMLRFGFNNFSAQNLFKGSAWDPLPSGDGQQLSLAVQTTGSFYQNYSLSYTEPWFRGRPTPVGMSLSYSSYGGGGSRRFSRYSYGFQQDGHLKTASVRVFYERRLQWPDDKFSMGSALRYQHYDNQELFRSIPEGVSRIATFQQSLSRNSLDHPIFPSSGSSFSLSLEIAPPVPGFVQYHKTRFKTEWNVPLASKLSVRFGADFGYVGSLTGDRVDFERFVVGGSPFDTQSYYGYFGRDIVYMRGYPISSIGPRLNDEAVGGAVLNKYMSEIKWLAIQTEQLSAQPYIFLDAVNAWDRFELYNPVELFRSAGVGMRMYLPILRMVEVTYGYNFDEFSSSSGEDGLRKWRFQFTLGQGF, encoded by the coding sequence ATGAGCGCAAGGTTTTCCATTCTTCTTGTATGCGGCGCCCTGCTGGCCATTCCGGCCAGTTCGCAAGGCATAACGGGGTCCTTCGATACGTCGGGGCCCTATACGTCGCCCCCTGCTTCCTATGAGATTCTCGACATTACGGTCGAAGGGTCGGACAGTGAAAGCGCCCGCTCCATTATTGCTCAGGCAAGTGGTCTTACTGCAGGGGAAATTATTACGTTACCCGGTGACGAAGCCATTGCGGATGCCGTCCGCTCGGTGTATCGTCTCGGCCTTTTTTCAGATGTGAAGATTGTGGAGGAGCGCCGCTCGGGGGACGGCGTGTATCTTTCCATTGAGGTGCAGGAAGAACCCCGTCTTGCAGAGTACACCTTTTCCGGTATCAAAAAGGGGCAGCAGAAAGATTTGCGCGAGGAAGCGCCGCTGTTGACAGGAAGCCCTGTCCGCCCTTCCGATATTGAGCGCACGGACCGGCAAATCAAACAGTATTTTCGCGAAAAGGGATACCTGCTTGCTCAAGTGGACGTACGGCGCGAGGAAACCGATGACGGGCAGGTAAAGATTGATTTTGCGATTGATCGCGGGAAGAAAGTCAGGGTAGAGGAAATCCGGATTGCGGGCAACGAAACCGTTTCCGATTTTCGCCTGAAACGCAAGATGAAGAAGACGAACGAAAAAAAATGGTGGCGTTTCTGGAGTGGGGCGAAATTCGACCGGAGCGAATACGAAAACGACCTGAACAATGTCGTTCGGCATTACAACGATAACGGGTACTACGATGCGCGGATTCTAAGCGATTCCGTGTTTGTGCAGGAGGGGGAAAAGCCCGGGATGATTGTCGAACTGACCATTGAGGAAGGCCCTCAATATTTTGTCCGTGACATCGTATGGGAAGGCAACACGATCTACCCCGATGATTTTCTGGGCGATGCGTTGGGCATTACACAGGGAGAAGCGTTCGACCGATCAAAGCTGGAACAGAACCTGTACCAGAACAAGAACAGCAGCGATATTTCCAGCCTGTACATGAATCGCGGGTACATGCGGTTCAATGTCGATCCGACGATACGTGTGGCCGAAGGGGATTCGCTCGACATTCATTTCGATATCATCGAAGGCGAGGTATATCAATTCGGCGATGTGGGCATTTCAGGCAATACCAAGACCAAGGAGCATGTCATCCGCCGGGAACTATATACGATTCCGGGCCAGACGTTCAGTCGCGACGCTATTCAGGAGTCGATTCGCCGCCTTAGCCAGCTTAATTATTTTACGCAGGAATCGCTGGGCGGCGGCCCGGGGATAGACATTGACGAGGCGAATAAAACCGTCGATCTGACCTACTCGGTTGTTGAACAGAGCAGTGATCAACTGGAGCTTTCCGGCTCGTGGGGTTCGTTCGGGCCCATCCTGATGCTCCGGTTCGGTTTTAATAATTTCTCGGCGCAAAATCTGTTCAAGGGATCTGCGTGGGATCCTCTTCCATCCGGCGATGGGCAGCAACTTTCCCTCGCTGTGCAAACCACCGGGTCGTTTTACCAGAATTATTCGCTTTCCTATACGGAACCCTGGTTCCGGGGGCGTCCTACGCCGGTCGGGATGTCGCTTTCTTATTCGAGTTACGGCGGCGGCGGCAGTCGCCGATTTTCCCGTTACAGCTACGGGTTCCAGCAGGACGGGCATTTGAAAACGGCGTCGGTGCGCGTATTCTACGAACGCCGCCTGCAATGGCCGGACGACAAGTTCAGTATGGGAAGCGCCCTCCGCTATCAGCATTACGACAACCAGGAACTCTTTCGTTCGATTCCCGAAGGCGTCAGTCGGATCGCTACATTCCAGCAGAGTCTTTCCAGAAATTCGCTGGATCATCCGATTTTTCCCTCCAGCGGGTCGAGTTTTTCGCTGTCTCTTGAAATCGCTCCGCCGGTCCCGGGATTTGTGCAGTACCACAAGACGCGTTTCAAGACGGAGTGGAACGTCCCGTTGGCTTCCAAACTGTCCGTTCGGTTCGGCGCCGATTTCGGATACGTGGGATCGCTGACGGGGGATCGGGTGGACTTCGAACGCTTTGTCGTGGGCGGGTCGCCGTTCGATACCCAATCGTACTATGGCTATTTCGGACGCGACATTGTGTACATGCGCGGCTATCCTATTTCTTCGATAGGCCCTCGTCTTAACGACGAGGCGGTCGGAGGGGCCGTTCTGAACAAATACATGTCCGAAATAAAATGGCTGGCTATCCAGACCGAGCAGCTTTCGGCGCAGCCCTATATTTTTCTTGATGCGGTCAATGCCTGGGACCGTTTCGAGTTGTACAACCCCGTAGAACTATTTCGATCCGCTGGCGTTGGCATGCGCATGTACCTCCCGATACTGCGGATGGTCGAGGTGACCTACGGGTATAATTTTGACGAATTTTCTTCTTCTTCCGGCGAGGATGGTTTAAGAAAGTGGAGATTCCAGTTTACGCTTGGGCAAGGTTTCTGA
- a CDS encoding isoprenyl transferase, protein MIMDGNGRWARERGKRRVAGHRAGVDSVREIAEACARLGVDYLTLYTFSHENWDRPSSEVRALMRLLLSTIRHETRTLDKNNIRLHAVGDLSMMPEEVRRGLHEAMEETRNNDRMTLTIAVSYSGRLEIVRAAQKMAERVRAGVLQPQDIDEELFETVLMTSHMPDPDLLIRTGGEFRISNFLLWQLAYTELYITDCYWPAFRQHALYEAIRDYQDRERRFGRILTEE, encoded by the coding sequence ATGATTATGGACGGCAATGGGCGCTGGGCGCGCGAGCGGGGAAAGCGCCGTGTGGCGGGGCACCGTGCAGGCGTCGATTCCGTACGCGAGATTGCGGAAGCGTGTGCCCGATTAGGCGTGGACTATCTCACACTCTACACCTTCAGCCATGAGAACTGGGATCGTCCTTCTTCGGAGGTTCGGGCTCTGATGCGCCTGCTTTTAAGCACGATTCGTCACGAAACCAGAACACTGGACAAGAACAACATTCGCCTGCATGCGGTAGGCGATTTGTCCATGATGCCCGAAGAAGTCCGCCGCGGGCTCCATGAGGCAATGGAGGAGACGCGTAACAATGACCGGATGACCCTGACCATTGCCGTATCGTACAGCGGGCGGCTCGAGATCGTGCGTGCTGCACAGAAAATGGCGGAGCGTGTACGAGCCGGCGTCTTGCAGCCCCAAGACATTGACGAGGAGCTTTTTGAAACCGTGCTGATGACCTCGCATATGCCGGATCCTGATTTGCTTATCCGCACCGGCGGCGAATTTCGGATATCGAATTTCCTGTTATGGCAGCTGGCCTATACGGAGTTGTACATCACCGATTGCTACTGGCCGGCCTTTCGTCAACATGCATTGTACGAGGCCATCCGGGATTACCAGGACCGGGAACGGCGTTTCGGGCGGATACTAACGGAAGAATAA
- the rseP gene encoding RIP metalloprotease RseP, which translates to MISGILLSYVLPFLLAITLLVFVHEMGHFLFAKLFGMRVDRFSIGFPPKIFKKQIGETEYVIGATPLGGYVKIAGMVDESMDTDRLDKAPESWEFRSKPVWQRMIVISAGVVFNVLLAFLIFTGLRLSYGETNIPAENIDAVFVADTSIAYDMGLRTGDRLLAVNGEPLERYEDFESIESLVADPFTVTVLRGDDTLLVRGPQDIFTQINRRGPRLGVYIAPAVIGGVMQDTPADSIGLQTGDRIVSIAGEEIRFWAEMTEYIRRTEGNPVIVRWQRPDSTGLAALPVYEALVAPALREEGYLLGVYRPGADILAEEFGAVQRRFSLFEAVGAGIGDTWSNTRVIVLSLGRIFTGRENLRENLGGPIMIAQVINQATQVGAALFWDIVAMLSITLAIINILPIPALDGGHLVFLMYEGIIRREPSLRFRMITQQVGMFLLLVFMVFLVFNDILRL; encoded by the coding sequence ATGATTTCCGGAATCCTCCTGTCGTACGTTCTTCCGTTTCTTCTTGCCATTACCCTGCTCGTCTTCGTGCACGAGATGGGGCATTTTCTTTTCGCCAAACTGTTCGGGATGCGGGTGGACCGGTTTTCCATCGGATTTCCTCCCAAAATTTTCAAAAAACAGATTGGGGAGACAGAGTATGTCATCGGCGCCACGCCTCTTGGCGGATACGTGAAGATTGCAGGTATGGTGGATGAAAGTATGGATACCGATCGTCTCGATAAGGCGCCGGAATCGTGGGAGTTTCGTTCGAAACCCGTTTGGCAGCGCATGATCGTTATTTCCGCCGGCGTTGTTTTCAATGTGCTGCTGGCGTTTTTGATTTTCACGGGTCTCCGGCTTTCTTACGGAGAGACAAACATCCCGGCGGAAAATATCGATGCGGTGTTTGTTGCCGATACGTCCATTGCCTATGACATGGGGCTGCGTACGGGAGATCGCCTGCTGGCCGTAAACGGCGAACCGCTGGAGCGCTACGAGGATTTTGAAAGTATCGAGTCGCTGGTTGCAGACCCGTTCACCGTCACGGTGCTCAGAGGGGATGACACCCTGCTCGTCCGTGGCCCGCAAGACATTTTCACGCAGATCAACCGCCGGGGCCCGCGTTTGGGGGTTTATATTGCGCCGGCTGTGATTGGAGGCGTCATGCAGGATACGCCGGCCGACTCTATCGGCTTGCAGACCGGGGACCGTATTGTTTCCATCGCGGGCGAGGAAATTCGCTTTTGGGCGGAAATGACGGAATATATACGGCGTACGGAGGGAAATCCGGTGATTGTCCGCTGGCAACGGCCCGATTCCACGGGGCTTGCCGCGCTTCCCGTCTACGAAGCCCTGGTGGCGCCCGCGTTGCGTGAGGAAGGGTATCTCCTCGGGGTGTATAGACCCGGTGCGGATATTCTGGCGGAGGAGTTTGGCGCCGTCCAGCGCCGTTTCTCGCTATTCGAAGCGGTGGGTGCGGGGATTGGCGATACCTGGAGCAACACGCGGGTTATTGTTCTGAGCCTGGGACGTATTTTCACGGGTCGGGAAAATCTTCGGGAAAACCTCGGAGGGCCGATCATGATCGCACAGGTGATCAATCAGGCTACCCAGGTAGGCGCTGCGCTCTTTTGGGACATTGTAGCCATGCTTTCCATTACATTGGCCATTATCAACATTCTGCCCATTCCGGCGCTCGACGGGGGGCATCTGGTTTTTCTGATGTACGAAGGGATCATTCGGAGGGAACCGTCCTTACGATTTCGCATGATTACGCAGCAGGTAGGTATGTTTCTGCTGCTTGTCTTCATGGTATTTCTTGTCTTTAATGACATTTTGCGTCTATAG
- a CDS encoding 1-deoxy-D-xylulose-5-phosphate reductoisomerase, with product MCPKRARNQEPENRGAEVKRLSVLGSTGSIGTQTLDIVRLFPDRFDVCALTAGTNADLLIAQAREFLPECVVIGDARRRKQVKQALGPLGIRVLAGREGLCEAAALDGVNTVVAALVGFAGLESVIAAVRAGKKVALANKETLVVAGQLVTHLLKAHKGTLVPVDSEHSAIFQCLVGEPANSVESLILTASGGPFRTRPAETFRDITKEEALAHPNWSMGTKITIDSATMMNKGLEVVEARWLFDIPANRISILVHPQSIVHSFVAFADGSAKAQLGLPDMRVPIQYALSYPERWPAPHERLDWSGTMHLHFEPPDHAKFPCLDLAYQALEAGGAAPAILNAANEQAVELFLAKRIRFTDIPAAIEHALGSVPVKAHPELEDLIACDTEARRVVQEHVRAIPI from the coding sequence ATGTGCCCGAAGCGTGCAAGGAATCAGGAACCGGAAAACCGGGGGGCGGAGGTCAAGCGGCTCAGCGTATTGGGTTCGACCGGCTCCATTGGCACGCAGACACTGGATATCGTACGTCTTTTTCCGGATCGCTTCGATGTCTGTGCCCTGACAGCCGGCACGAATGCCGATCTTTTGATTGCTCAGGCTCGGGAATTTTTGCCCGAATGCGTGGTCATCGGCGATGCCCGGCGCAGGAAACAGGTCAAACAGGCGCTCGGACCGCTGGGCATCCGCGTGCTGGCAGGACGGGAAGGGCTTTGCGAGGCGGCTGCACTCGATGGGGTGAATACGGTGGTGGCGGCGCTTGTAGGGTTCGCCGGGCTCGAGTCGGTGATCGCAGCCGTCCGGGCGGGCAAGAAAGTAGCGCTGGCGAACAAGGAAACCCTGGTCGTCGCCGGGCAACTGGTCACGCATCTCCTGAAAGCACACAAGGGAACGCTTGTGCCCGTTGACAGTGAGCATTCCGCTATTTTTCAGTGTCTTGTCGGGGAACCGGCGAATAGTGTCGAATCCCTTATTCTGACTGCATCGGGAGGACCGTTTCGGACCCGCCCGGCGGAAACATTCAGGGATATTACAAAGGAGGAGGCGCTGGCGCACCCGAACTGGTCGATGGGGACAAAGATTACGATCGATTCGGCCACCATGATGAACAAGGGGCTGGAAGTGGTGGAGGCCCGCTGGCTTTTCGACATCCCGGCAAACCGCATCTCGATACTGGTGCACCCCCAATCCATTGTACATTCCTTTGTTGCTTTTGCGGATGGGTCCGCAAAGGCGCAACTGGGCCTGCCCGATATGCGCGTGCCGATCCAGTATGCGCTCAGCTATCCGGAGCGTTGGCCCGCGCCGCACGAACGCCTTGACTGGTCGGGGACCATGCATTTGCACTTCGAACCGCCCGACCATGCCAAATTTCCATGCCTTGATCTCGCATACCAGGCGCTTGAGGCCGGGGGGGCGGCGCCTGCAATTCTGAATGCCGCGAACGAACAGGCGGTCGAGCTTTTCCTGGCGAAAAGAATCCGCTTTACGGATATTCCCGCTGCTATTGAACATGCGCTCGGCAGCGTGCCGGTAAAAGCGCATCCGGAACTGGAGGATCTCATTGCCTGCGATACCGAAGCCCGGCGAGTCGTACAGGAACATGTCCGGGCAATTCCTATATAA